A window of Syngnathoides biaculeatus isolate LvHL_M chromosome 9, ASM1980259v1, whole genome shotgun sequence contains these coding sequences:
- the cant1b gene encoding soluble calcium-activated nucleotidase 1b, whose translation MDSRSRRAFKKVASRQQEKTLIFKKKYLTKEFDEQRHGDEHRRQAVTRYQPHSEADNADEGDSSMSTFGIAIRGLPSALSSMTQAVTSDSRCKPKWRAIAVATLLASVLVLYLHRVRLDGDAPVSHSYRNSLQMYRQSDGNAFQDIHRQTMPRHSQLQKREKPYNDTYPLSPPVKTNNGIRYPIGVIADLDTASRRPKDQTWFSYMKKGHLTVSESADQLDVEWDEEMIILESHLAEKGRGMELSELVAFNGHLYSVDDRTGVVYRIEGRQAVPWVILPDGDGSVSKGFKAEWLAVKDEHLYVGGLGKEWTTTTGEVVNHHPEWVKVIGYDGDVEHKNWVAHYNALRSAAGIKPPGYLIHESAAWSERLQRWFFLPRRASHERYEETADEQRATNLLLSCQADFRNIATQYIGPLNPTHGFSSFKFVPNTDDQIVLALKSEEVAGQIASYIIAFTLDGRVLLPETKIGDVKYEGLEFI comes from the exons GCAGTGACAAGATATCAGCCCCATTCCGAAGCAGACAATGCGGATGAAGGCGATTCTTCTATGAGCACTTTCGGCATCGCCATCCGAGGGCTCCCCTCGGCGCTGTCATCCATGACGCAAGCTGTGACCTCGGACTCCCGCTGCAAGCCCAAATGGCGGGCAATTGCTGTGGCCACCCTGCTGGCTTCAGTGCTCGTGTTGTACCTTCACCGCGTGAGACTGGACGGAGACGCTCCGGTCAGCCATTCCTACCGCAACAGTTTGCAAATGTACCGGCAGAGTGACGGCAACGCTTTTCAGGACATTCACAGGCAAACTATGCCGAGACACTCCCAGCTGCAGAAAAGGGAAAAACCTTACAATGATACCTACCCTCTAAGTCCGCCTGTGAAGACCAACAACGGCATCAGGTACCCCATAGGAGTCATTGCAGACCTGGACACAGCATCGCGTCGCCCGAAGGACCAGACGTGGTTCAGCTACATGAAAAAGGGTCACTTGACTGTTTCAGAAAGTGCCGACCAATTGGATGTGGAATGGGACGAGGAGATGATCATACTGGAGAGTCATCTCGCGGAGAAAGGACGAG GTATGGAGTTGTCTGAGCTGGTAGCATTTAATGGGCATCTGTACAGCGTGGACGACCGCACGGGCGTGGTGTACAGGATTGAGGGCAGGCAGGCGGTCCCCTGGGTCATACTGCCTGATGGCGATGGATCTGTTTCTAAAG GTTTCAAAGCGGAATGGCTTGCAGTGAAAGACGAGCACTTATATGTTGGTGGTCTTGGCAAAGAGTGGACCACCACCACTGGGGAGGTTGTTAACCACCACCCAGAGTGGGTGAAAGTCATTGGTTACGATGGTGACGTTGAGCATAAGAACTGGGTGGCCCATTACAACGCCCTGCGGAGCGCCGCCGGGATCAAACCACCAG GCTATCTTATCCACGAATCTGCAGCATGGAGTGAGCGGCTTCAACGTTGGTTCTTCTTGCCTCGCCGCGCCAGTCACGAACGCTACGAAGAGACCGCAGATGAGCAGCGTGCTACCAACCTACTGCTGTCCTGCCAGGCGGATTTTAGAAACATAGCGACGCAGTACATCGGGCCACTGAACCCCACGCACGGCTTTTCCTCATTTAAGTTTGTTCCCAACACAGATGATCAGATTGTTCTGGCTCTCAAATCTGAGGAGGTTGCTGGCCAAATTGCATCCTACATAATTGCGTTTACTCTCGACGGACGGGTGTTGTTGCCCGAGACAAAAATCGGAGACGTGAAGTACGAAGGCCTGGAGTTTATCTAA